A window from Streptomyces sp. NBC_00335 encodes these proteins:
- a CDS encoding CGNR zinc finger domain-containing protein yields the protein MHLNPYGEYAVLLARSLADDWPGTRSGIVERTREFGMTMPFPERPDDHARCRAVLDDWIRVVDARDPDERAAILNEQMATATAYPRLTDHNGEGWHLHYRDVDDDLARVLHAVFSVGTALHLTTRGMNRLGRCAADPCTNVVVDTSRNGTQRYCSPRCGSRDAVRRHRARLRER from the coding sequence ATGCACCTCAACCCTTACGGCGAGTATGCCGTGCTCCTCGCCCGTTCCCTGGCCGACGACTGGCCCGGCACCCGGTCCGGGATCGTCGAGCGGACGCGCGAGTTCGGCATGACGATGCCCTTCCCCGAGCGGCCCGACGATCACGCCCGCTGCCGGGCGGTGCTGGATGACTGGATCCGGGTCGTCGACGCCCGCGACCCGGACGAGCGGGCGGCGATCCTCAACGAGCAGATGGCCACCGCGACCGCGTATCCACGCCTGACCGACCACAACGGCGAGGGCTGGCACCTGCACTACCGCGACGTCGACGACGACCTGGCGCGAGTCCTGCACGCCGTGTTCAGCGTCGGCACGGCCCTCCACCTGACGACTCGCGGCATGAACCGCCTCGGCCGGTGCGCGGCCGACCCCTGCACGAACGTCGTCGTCGACACCTCGCGCAACGGCACCCAGCGGTACTGCTCACCGCGCTGCGGCAGCCGCGACGCCGTCCGCCGCCACCGCGCTCGCCTGCGCGAGCGGTGA